The Providencia rettgeri genome includes a window with the following:
- the scrY gene encoding Sucrose porin precursor, whose translation MMFIGLIQIGINMKMLPLSAIAAAFVILFPLVGDAQTDLSRIEARLEALEKRAELAERRAEAAEQKAEKLERVMNMHETTKQPISTVVKEPISNTNVPRESEEKPTSGIQYHNDYGELKLYGDVEFNMDGASRQGQITSVRTALGKNNQPNKSDNWDINGRILIGVDGNHLKDNGNYAGFSVQPLADMTGKMNLDDAAFYFGQKDRWQVKLGRYEAYDMFPLGQDTFVQYSGNTANDLYSDGFGYIYMMKEGRGRSGDGGSVQLSHSLDDWYFEINALVEDGTALFDDSNYHGYQLDNKKNVIYLRPVVAWQPNDFKVAIAMESQVINNAYGDNVDGHWKDMSKRNGYGMTLGWNSVEKYSDNGVQLTFSTAYLDAIAETDLSLGGYALWRRAQLGYIYAHNNIKDFNAVNISTDPNSVLNNIPGKYDVHTLYASYELPQILAIDNYKIYLGAYYSKINADNPNLISHHDDERYGVRARFKYFF comes from the coding sequence ATGATGTTTATTGGTTTAATTCAAATAGGTATTAATATGAAGATGTTACCGTTATCTGCGATTGCAGCGGCTTTTGTCATCCTATTCCCTTTGGTGGGGGATGCTCAAACGGATTTAAGCCGTATTGAGGCAAGGCTGGAGGCGTTAGAGAAAAGAGCTGAGTTGGCAGAACGACGTGCCGAAGCTGCTGAACAGAAAGCAGAAAAGCTCGAACGAGTGATGAATATGCATGAAACTACCAAACAACCCATATCAACCGTTGTTAAGGAGCCTATTTCCAATACAAATGTACCAAGGGAGAGTGAAGAAAAACCAACATCTGGGATCCAATACCACAATGATTACGGTGAACTTAAGCTTTATGGCGATGTTGAGTTCAATATGGATGGGGCGAGTCGTCAGGGACAAATTACATCTGTCAGAACGGCTCTTGGGAAAAACAACCAACCAAATAAGAGTGATAATTGGGATATTAATGGACGGATTTTGATTGGGGTAGATGGTAATCATTTGAAAGATAATGGAAATTATGCAGGGTTTTCTGTGCAGCCGCTTGCGGATATGACAGGAAAAATGAACCTTGATGATGCCGCTTTTTATTTCGGGCAAAAGGATCGCTGGCAAGTAAAGCTCGGCCGTTACGAAGCTTATGACATGTTCCCATTAGGACAAGATACGTTTGTACAGTATTCAGGCAATACGGCGAATGATTTGTACAGTGATGGGTTCGGTTATATTTATATGATGAAAGAAGGGCGGGGGCGTTCAGGTGATGGTGGTAGTGTGCAACTTTCCCATTCATTAGATGATTGGTATTTTGAAATTAACGCATTGGTTGAAGATGGTACTGCTTTATTCGATGACTCTAATTACCATGGTTATCAGCTAGATAATAAGAAAAATGTTATTTATTTAAGGCCTGTGGTGGCTTGGCAGCCGAATGATTTTAAAGTGGCTATTGCGATGGAATCTCAAGTTATCAACAATGCCTATGGGGATAACGTTGATGGTCATTGGAAGGATATGTCCAAACGTAATGGATATGGTATGACTTTAGGATGGAATAGCGTAGAAAAATACTCAGATAATGGCGTGCAGCTAACATTCAGTACTGCATACCTAGATGCAATAGCAGAAACAGATTTATCGTTAGGTGGCTATGCTTTGTGGCGTCGCGCTCAACTAGGTTATATCTATGCGCATAATAATATTAAAGATTTTAATGCAGTAAATATTTCGACAGACCCTAATTCAGTGTTGAATAACATCCCAGGTAAATATGATGTTCATACTTTATATGCTTCTTATGAGTTACCTCAAATTTTAGCTATAGATAATTACAAAATTTATCTTGGTGCTTATTACTCTAAAATTAATGCAGATAACCCTAATTTGATTAGTCATCATGATGATGAACGCTATGGTGTTCGTGCTCGCTTCAAATATTTTTTCTAG
- the dcuD_2 gene encoding Putative cryptic C4-dicarboxylate transporter DcuD, whose translation MIELLIGVIVAIGVGRYIIKGYSATGVLMTGGILLLIITAIMGKSILPGSVPTTGWRVTDILEYIKFLLMSRGGDLGMMIMVLCGFASYMTHIGANDVVVKIASKPLKMINSPYLLMVAAYIVACLMSLAVSSATGLGVLLMATLFPVMVNVGISRGAAAAICASPAAIILAPTSGDVILAAKAAEMPLIDFAFKTTLPISIAAIVAMSIAHFFWQRYLDRKENVTTEMLDVNEIKTHAPAFYAILPFTPIIGVLVFDGKWAPELHIVTIIVGCIILAAIIEFIRSFSAKHVYSGLEVCYKGMAEAFATVVMLLVAAGVFAQGLSTIGFIKGLIDLAQSFGSGAIVMMIALVVITMLAAMTTGSGNAPFYAFVELIPHLAKQMGVNPAYLVIPMLQASNLGRTLSPVSGVVVAVSGMAKISPFEVVKRTSIPVLVGLVVVVIATEILVPIYL comes from the coding sequence ATGATTGAGCTCTTAATCGGCGTTATTGTCGCCATTGGAGTTGGGCGTTATATCATAAAAGGGTATTCCGCAACGGGTGTGTTAATGACAGGAGGGATTTTACTTCTAATCATTACCGCTATTATGGGCAAAAGTATTTTACCAGGTTCTGTTCCAACGACGGGGTGGCGTGTAACAGATATTCTGGAATACATAAAATTCCTATTAATGAGCCGAGGTGGCGACCTTGGTATGATGATCATGGTGTTATGTGGGTTTGCATCTTATATGACTCACATTGGGGCGAATGATGTTGTGGTGAAAATCGCTTCTAAGCCATTAAAAATGATCAACTCACCTTATTTGTTGATGGTTGCTGCTTATATTGTGGCATGTTTGATGTCACTGGCGGTATCTTCTGCGACAGGCCTCGGTGTATTACTGATGGCGACATTATTCCCTGTAATGGTGAATGTCGGGATCAGCCGTGGTGCAGCAGCAGCAATCTGTGCATCGCCAGCGGCAATTATTTTAGCGCCGACATCTGGTGATGTTATCTTAGCGGCAAAAGCGGCTGAAATGCCATTAATCGACTTTGCATTTAAAACGACCTTACCGATTTCTATCGCGGCAATTGTGGCAATGTCAATCGCTCACTTCTTTTGGCAGCGTTACCTCGACAGAAAAGAAAATGTCACGACTGAAATGTTAGATGTGAATGAAATTAAAACCCATGCTCCTGCTTTCTACGCTATTTTACCTTTTACGCCAATTATCGGTGTTTTAGTGTTTGATGGTAAATGGGCGCCTGAATTGCATATTGTTACCATTATTGTTGGCTGTATTATTTTGGCTGCAATCATTGAATTCATCCGTAGCTTCAGCGCTAAACATGTCTATAGTGGCTTAGAAGTTTGCTACAAAGGTATGGCAGAAGCATTTGCAACGGTCGTTATGTTATTAGTGGCGGCTGGGGTATTTGCTCAAGGTTTAAGTACCATTGGCTTTATTAAAGGGCTCATTGACCTTGCACAGTCATTCGGTTCTGGCGCAATTGTGATGATGATTGCACTGGTGGTGATTACGATGTTAGCTGCGATGACCACAGGTTCAGGGAATGCACCGTTCTATGCATTTGTTGAACTAATTCCTCATTTAGCAAAACAAATGGGGGTCAATCCTGCTTACTTAGTGATACCAATGCTACAAGCCTCTAACTTAGGGCGGACTTTATCGCCGGTATCAGGGGTTGTCGTGGCCGTATCTGGTATGGCAAAAATCTCTCCGTTCGAAGTCGTGAAAAGAACGTCAATCCCAGTATTAGTTGGATTGGTTGTGGTTGTAATTGCGACAGAAATATTAGTGCCTATATATCTATAA
- the sdaC_1 gene encoding Serine transporter, with the protein MVPPWGAGVLFLPIKAGAGGFWPLVVLAIIATPMIWLAHKGLARFVLSSKNPNADITDTVEEHFGKVGANIITFAYFFAIYPIVLIYGVGITNTVDSFLVNQLGIDPLPRWLLSGVLIAAMTAGVVFGRDLMLKLTSLMVYPLVFILLALSLYLIPEWNMSMLEVAPDWSAMPVIVWMAIPLIVFSFNHSPIISQFTKDQRQQFGDNAVVKTDMITGGAALMLTGFVMFFVFSVVLSLSPAELAVAKEQNISVLSHIANINPSPILSYLGPIVAFAAIVSSYFGHFLGAHEGLVGLIKSRSSFSVKKIQTASMLFIVITTWIVTIRNPSILGMIETMGAPMIAAILFILPVVSMNIVPAMKKFSTSKTGTNFHLYLWVSIYYFGYLWRFLIVINKVI; encoded by the coding sequence TTGGTACCGCCGTGGGGGGCAGGCGTTTTATTCCTACCAATTAAAGCTGGTGCTGGGGGTTTTTGGCCATTAGTAGTATTAGCAATAATTGCAACACCAATGATTTGGTTGGCTCATAAAGGGTTAGCTCGCTTTGTCTTATCCTCAAAAAATCCAAATGCCGATATTACCGATACGGTAGAAGAGCATTTTGGTAAAGTAGGCGCAAATATTATTACATTTGCCTATTTCTTTGCTATTTACCCTATCGTATTGATTTACGGTGTCGGTATCACGAATACTGTTGATTCGTTCTTAGTAAATCAATTAGGAATAGACCCACTACCACGATGGTTATTGTCTGGAGTATTGATTGCTGCAATGACTGCTGGTGTGGTATTTGGTCGCGACCTTATGTTAAAGCTCACCTCCCTAATGGTTTATCCTTTGGTATTCATTTTGTTAGCTTTATCATTGTATCTAATCCCTGAGTGGAATATGTCCATGCTAGAGGTGGCTCCTGATTGGAGTGCAATGCCTGTGATTGTTTGGATGGCGATCCCACTTATCGTATTCTCATTTAACCATAGCCCAATCATCAGCCAATTTACTAAAGACCAACGTCAGCAGTTTGGTGATAATGCAGTGGTAAAAACGGATATGATTACTGGTGGTGCAGCATTGATGCTGACTGGTTTCGTGATGTTTTTCGTTTTCTCTGTGGTGTTATCACTAAGCCCAGCAGAGCTTGCCGTTGCGAAAGAACAAAATATCAGTGTGTTATCACATATTGCGAATATCAACCCATCGCCAATCCTATCTTATTTAGGGCCTATTGTTGCTTTCGCTGCGATTGTATCAAGTTACTTTGGTCACTTCTTAGGCGCTCACGAAGGTTTGGTTGGGTTAATTAAATCTCGCTCTTCTTTCTCTGTGAAGAAAATTCAAACGGCATCCATGTTATTTATTGTGATAACAACCTGGATTGTGACTATTCGTAACCCAAGTATTTTAGGCATGATTGAAACGATGGGGGCACCAATGATTGCCGCTATCCTATTCATTCTACCTGTTGTTTCGATGAATATTGTTCCTGCAATGAAGAAATTTAGCACTTCAAAAACTGGCACAAATTTTCACCTTTATTTGTGGGTTAGCATCTATTACTTCGGTTATTTATGGCGCTTTCTTATAGTTATAAATAAAGTTATATAA
- the mdeA_1 gene encoding Methionine gamma-lyase, with amino-acid sequence MKLETLSIHAGYSPDPTTKSVAVPIYQTTSYAFDDTQHGADLFDLKVAGNIYTRIMNPTNDVLEQRVAALEGGVAGLAVASGMAAITYAIQTVAQAGDNIVSVAKLYGGTYNLLAHALPRLGIETRFAEHDDLAALEALIDNKTRAVFCESISNPAGFIVDIAALAEVAHRHGVPLIVDNTVATPYLCRPFEHGADIVVHSLTKYIGGHGTSLGGMVIDSGKFPWTKYPNRFSLLIEPDVAYHGVSYTEHFGAAAFIARCRVAPLRGTGAALSPFNAFLILQGLETLALRMDRHTENALKVANYLENHPQVEWVKYAGLPSNPEHGLAQKYMNGKPASIMSFGIKGGQEAGARFIDALKLIVRLVNIGDAKSLACHPASTTHRQLNDAELAQAGVSRDMIRLSIGIEHIDDILADLEQALAAAK; translated from the coding sequence ATGAAATTAGAAACATTATCGATTCACGCGGGCTACTCCCCTGATCCTACTACCAAGTCTGTTGCCGTACCGATTTACCAAACGACTTCTTATGCTTTTGATGACACTCAGCACGGCGCTGATCTCTTCGATTTAAAAGTCGCGGGTAATATTTACACGCGAATTATGAACCCAACGAATGATGTTCTAGAGCAGCGTGTTGCTGCCCTTGAAGGCGGTGTGGCAGGGTTGGCTGTTGCTTCTGGAATGGCGGCAATTACTTATGCGATTCAAACAGTCGCACAAGCTGGGGACAACATTGTTTCCGTGGCAAAATTATATGGCGGAACATACAATTTACTTGCCCACGCTTTGCCACGCTTAGGAATTGAAACCCGTTTTGCAGAGCACGATGATTTAGCAGCGCTTGAAGCGCTTATTGATAACAAGACTCGAGCCGTATTCTGTGAGTCAATTTCAAACCCAGCGGGTTTTATTGTGGATATTGCTGCACTCGCTGAAGTTGCACATCGCCATGGTGTGCCTTTGATTGTCGATAATACCGTAGCGACCCCATATTTATGTCGCCCATTTGAACATGGGGCGGATATCGTGGTTCATTCATTGACTAAGTATATTGGCGGCCATGGTACATCACTGGGTGGAATGGTTATTGATTCAGGTAAGTTTCCATGGACAAAATACCCGAATCGCTTTTCGTTATTGATAGAGCCGGATGTGGCATACCATGGTGTCAGTTATACCGAACATTTTGGTGCAGCGGCCTTTATTGCTCGTTGCCGTGTTGCGCCATTGCGCGGAACGGGGGCTGCATTATCACCGTTTAACGCATTCTTGATTTTACAAGGTTTAGAAACCCTCGCGCTAAGAATGGATAGACATACCGAAAATGCGCTAAAAGTTGCGAACTACCTGGAAAATCATCCACAAGTAGAGTGGGTGAAATATGCAGGGCTACCGAGTAACCCTGAACATGGCTTAGCGCAAAAGTATATGAACGGCAAGCCAGCAAGTATTATGTCGTTTGGTATTAAAGGTGGCCAAGAAGCAGGGGCACGCTTTATTGATGCCTTGAAACTGATTGTGCGGTTGGTAAATATTGGTGATGCTAAATCACTAGCCTGCCACCCTGCATCAACGACACATCGTCAACTTAATGATGCAGAGTTAGCGCAGGCAGGAGTTTCTCGGGATATGATCCGCTTATCAATTGGCATAGAACATATTGATGATATTTTAGCAGACCTTGAACAGGCGTTAGCTGCTGCCAAATAG
- the arnT_1 gene encoding Undecaprenyl phosphate-alpha-4-amino-4-deoxy-L-arabinose arabinosyl transferase — protein sequence MLFGENNISVRLGVVFSTLASGLFVYLSAKMAWKNSRLAFNAVFIYLSMLMVFTIGTYNILDPIVTAFITMVIFFFQWGLTTKYFSHKLLAFMMMGVACGLGVLTKGFLVLVLPVLVCSVAAIYFKQFKEVFVFSFVSLFTAFVVCLPWAFVIASREPDFWNYFFWVEHIQRFMANNAQNKSPFWFYIPILLAAVLPWLGYLFGALRHAWQQKGLHIYFLLWFIVPFVFFSITKGKLLTYILPCIAPIAVLMAAYIEKILTEKNTLTIRLNALINTLIGAVIAGGIIASAYYPKLNVYQADESGKLWLAAGAFIFWLLVALLSFKQRFWYLAAVCTVAISLTVGHVIPSRIASNNTPQEVIAKYHHQLADKSVLLTNNVGLGTTLAWVLKRSDITMLHQTGELGYGLKYPDAANRFYSLKQLPDLLKNYHYKDVAVVVESSQRELLDALPGNPIIIREGNLVLAFYEG from the coding sequence ATGTTATTTGGTGAAAATAACATTTCTGTTCGTCTTGGTGTGGTATTTAGTACATTAGCTAGTGGGCTATTTGTTTATCTTAGCGCTAAAATGGCTTGGAAAAACTCACGTCTCGCTTTCAACGCGGTGTTTATTTATCTTTCAATGTTGATGGTCTTTACCATCGGTACCTACAATATTCTTGACCCGATTGTGACAGCATTTATCACTATGGTGATTTTCTTTTTCCAATGGGGTTTAACGACAAAATACTTCTCTCATAAATTACTCGCTTTTATGATGATGGGAGTAGCCTGTGGGTTAGGGGTATTAACAAAAGGTTTTCTCGTTTTAGTGCTGCCAGTGCTTGTTTGCTCTGTTGCCGCTATTTACTTTAAGCAATTCAAAGAAGTATTTGTTTTCTCGTTTGTTTCGCTGTTCACTGCTTTTGTCGTGTGCTTACCTTGGGCCTTTGTTATTGCCAGCCGTGAGCCTGATTTCTGGAACTATTTCTTCTGGGTTGAGCATATTCAACGTTTTATGGCGAATAACGCGCAAAACAAATCCCCATTTTGGTTTTATATCCCTATCTTGCTCGCTGCGGTATTACCTTGGCTAGGGTACCTTTTTGGTGCGCTACGACACGCATGGCAGCAAAAAGGGTTACATATTTATTTTCTATTATGGTTTATCGTGCCATTTGTTTTTTTCAGTATTACTAAAGGAAAATTACTGACCTATATTTTGCCTTGTATTGCACCGATCGCGGTTCTTATGGCAGCCTACATTGAAAAAATACTGACTGAGAAAAACACACTCACTATTCGTTTGAATGCATTGATTAACACACTCATAGGTGCCGTTATTGCTGGTGGAATTATTGCTTCTGCTTATTACCCTAAACTGAATGTATATCAGGCCGATGAAAGTGGAAAGCTATGGTTAGCCGCTGGCGCATTTATTTTTTGGTTATTGGTTGCGTTGCTTTCTTTCAAACAACGGTTTTGGTATTTAGCCGCAGTGTGTACGGTGGCAATTAGCTTAACGGTAGGGCATGTGATCCCATCTCGTATTGCCAGTAATAATACGCCACAAGAGGTGATTGCGAAGTATCATCACCAGTTAGCTGATAAATCTGTATTGTTAACCAATAATGTCGGGCTAGGCACCACATTGGCATGGGTACTTAAACGCAGTGATATTACGATGCTTCACCAAACTGGGGAATTAGGCTACGGGCTAAAATACCCAGATGCCGCTAATCGGTTTTATAGCTTAAAGCAGTTACCTGATTTATTAAAAAATTATCATTATAAAGATGTGGCGGTGGTCGTAGAAAGTTCTCAGCGTGAATTGTTGGACGCATTACCCGGCAACCCAATTATTATTCGGGAAGGTAATCTTGTTTTAGCTTTTTACGAAGGCTAA